Proteins encoded in a region of the Macaca mulatta isolate MMU2019108-1 chromosome X, T2T-MMU8v2.0, whole genome shotgun sequence genome:
- the LOC703363 gene encoding putative G antigen family E member 3, whose protein sequence is MSEHVRTRSQSSERGNDRESSQPVESVIVQQLAEEKRQEEEPPNENQGIAPSGEIENEGTPAVQGPDVEAFQQELALLKIEDEPGDGPDVREGTLPTFDPTKVLEAGDGQP, encoded by the exons ATGAGTGAGCATGTAAGAACAAGATCCCAATCCTCAGAAAGAGGAAATGACCGAGAGTCTTCCCAGCCGGTTGAATCTGTGATT GTCCAGCAGCTCGCTGAGGAAAAACGTCAAGAAGAGGAACCACCAAATGAAAATCAGGGTATTGCACCTAGTGGGGAGATTGAAAATGAAGGAACACCTGCTGTTCAAG GGCCTGACGTGGAAGCTTTTCAACAGGAATTGGCTCTGCTTAAGATAGAGGATGAGCCTGGAGATGGTCCTGATGTCAGGGAGGGGACTCTGCCCACTTTTGATCCCACTAAAGTGCTGGAAGCAG